A part of Longimicrobium sp. genomic DNA contains:
- a CDS encoding DNA-directed RNA polymerase subunit beta, whose protein sequence is MGMPHLLDIQTRAFEALLQLDAASQDREDIGLERVFKDLFPITDVHENFSLEFVRYTLGEPKYSVEECIERDMTFSAPLKATLQLVIFEEINGDKRPRNIIEKEVYLGELPLLTGLGTFVINGAERVIVSQLHRSPGVVFEENTHPNGSKLFSARIIPFRGSWVEFTLDIHDVVAVHIDKKKKFPATALLRAVGFSRDADILGVFLKRDTVALNTLEQATGSGRRGEVFHGFLAEDVPDPAVLGPNGPVLYRDIVLPSTGEVYERGRRVTPELYASLREAGVTTLPVVASALVARAGDEINGDALGRMLRAGIESVATYRATSQSGSALRATLAKDPTRGTLDSLFAIHNLVRPGTAPAPDTWTEEEFLAEGDTIMHVADFLASWAERGSQPVDPMSREGQRSVEERMLRFAQERGIRYVWESFRDDRTEKAGKPSRVLVYELNRVVQVYVAVWRLLFQPRTSLVVTGELTGSGNGTAAASTDYSEYTEEALNKRYDLGRVGRYKINQRLAPAFESLGYTVPPAGMTALTAQDVLAILWQLIELHEGRGETDDIDHLGNRRVRSVGELIANQFSVGLSRMARLVRERMSIVSDPDKINIDDLVNARTVSAVIQQFFGSSQLSQFMDQTNPLAEMTHKRRLSALGPGGLTRERAGFEVRDVHYSHYGRMCPIETPEGPNIGLINSLTTYARINDLGFIETPYRKVVRAIVKYPAQAKLEEAVRLVLGDRAKVFGKKGETIDAARGREIFRAMVVGAELAEDVFDWSTLFPRMLAGEIAQTDWEQEFAALPVLAKRGERITEELAERIAAQPVNLVRVVSRRAGAAARGVAPEAIRNPMSLSVRVFQPTTAAVLAVPGTVLTAEVVESLNERQMTGLEVQEWGDTPDEVAIDYTSGVPALPAEGEVGRAVLGASGRTTHVTPVVTRISAWLSANEEETARIAQANAPLTPGFTFNNEFVLCRERGDFPLLRPEEIDYMDVAPDQLVSVAAALIPFLEHDDANRALMGSNMQRQAVPLLFPHAPVVGTGLEEVIARDSGAVVVARRGGTVMEVTADHILVDAGMEGVGSAAEPLRRLAQFDRYRMKKYWRTNQDTALNQRPIVRKGMVVEKGAVLADGPSTDGGELALGRNLLVAFMPWYGHNFEDAIVLSEKLVKDDVYTSIHIQELELQVRDTKRGMEEITREIPNVAEESLVDLDERGVVRIGARVKAGDILVGKITPKGETELSPEEKLLTAIFGEKAKDVKDSSLKVPPGVEGTVIDVKIFSRRIDDPILEKERGQKIGELRAFERMEIQRIGEARDEEIRELIRGREVALFLKKGTVEPFFNEGTQLTDEVVDSLDFNDIDLTTLKVTDRPTNEQLRRLIDESKRRIERVRQRTEGQIDKIFQPDELPPGVVQLVKVYLAEKRKISVGDKMAGRHGNKGIIARIVPEEDMPFLPDGTPVDVCLNPLGVPSRMNVGQILETHLGWAARVLGFEAKTPVFQGASEDEIGTLIRLAGATWARQSLGVLSAMPPTFDVDDARSIAETVQAHEALAQERARPEMGIGRPIDWMVGAPETPALLTEKLNSLAAYLVSAGRELAEARQQSLEEAFPAAAALAASKSGEGLTAALEEHMLTAGLTPGGKVKLRDGRSGAQFESPVTVGTIYMLKLSHLVDDKIHARSIGPYSLVTQQPLAGKAQFGGQRFGEMEVWALEAYGAAHTLQEILTVKSDDVNGRSRVYEAIVKGENLPEPGLPESFNVLVKELQALGISVTLGS, encoded by the coding sequence ATGGGGATGCCCCATCTGCTCGACATCCAGACGCGGGCGTTCGAAGCGCTGCTGCAGCTGGACGCCGCCTCGCAGGACCGCGAGGACATCGGGCTCGAGCGCGTCTTCAAAGATCTGTTCCCGATCACCGACGTGCACGAGAACTTCTCGCTGGAGTTCGTGCGCTACACGCTCGGTGAGCCGAAGTACTCCGTGGAGGAGTGCATCGAGCGCGACATGACCTTTTCCGCTCCTCTCAAGGCGACCCTGCAGCTGGTCATCTTCGAGGAGATCAACGGCGACAAGCGCCCGCGCAACATCATCGAGAAGGAAGTCTACCTGGGCGAGCTGCCGCTGCTCACCGGGCTGGGCACCTTCGTGATCAACGGCGCCGAGCGCGTCATCGTCAGCCAGCTGCACCGTTCGCCGGGCGTGGTGTTCGAAGAGAACACCCACCCCAACGGCAGCAAGCTGTTCAGCGCGCGCATCATCCCGTTCCGCGGGTCGTGGGTGGAGTTCACCCTCGACATCCACGACGTGGTGGCGGTGCACATCGACAAGAAGAAGAAGTTCCCCGCCACGGCGCTGCTGCGCGCGGTGGGCTTCAGCCGCGACGCCGACATCCTGGGCGTGTTCCTGAAGCGCGACACCGTCGCGCTCAACACGCTGGAGCAGGCCACGGGGAGCGGGCGCCGCGGCGAGGTGTTCCACGGCTTTTTGGCCGAGGACGTGCCGGACCCGGCGGTGCTGGGCCCCAACGGCCCCGTGCTGTACCGCGACATCGTGCTTCCCTCGACGGGCGAGGTGTACGAGCGCGGCCGCCGGGTGACCCCCGAGCTGTACGCGTCGCTCCGCGAGGCCGGCGTCACCACCCTTCCCGTGGTGGCCTCGGCGCTGGTGGCGCGCGCGGGCGACGAGATCAACGGCGACGCGCTGGGGCGCATGCTGCGCGCCGGCATCGAGTCGGTGGCCACGTACCGGGCCACCAGCCAGAGCGGGTCGGCGCTGCGCGCCACGCTGGCCAAGGACCCCACGCGCGGCACGCTCGACTCGCTGTTCGCCATCCACAACCTGGTGCGCCCGGGCACGGCCCCGGCCCCCGACACGTGGACCGAGGAAGAGTTCCTGGCCGAGGGCGACACCATCATGCACGTCGCCGACTTCCTGGCGTCGTGGGCGGAGCGCGGTTCGCAGCCGGTAGACCCCATGTCGCGCGAGGGGCAGCGCTCGGTGGAGGAGCGCATGCTGCGCTTCGCCCAGGAGCGCGGCATCCGCTACGTGTGGGAAAGCTTCCGCGACGACCGCACCGAAAAGGCCGGCAAGCCAAGCCGCGTGCTGGTGTACGAGCTGAACCGCGTGGTGCAGGTGTACGTGGCCGTGTGGCGGCTGCTCTTCCAGCCCCGCACCTCGCTCGTCGTCACCGGCGAGCTGACGGGCAGCGGCAACGGCACGGCCGCGGCCAGCACCGACTACTCGGAGTACACGGAAGAGGCGCTGAACAAGCGCTACGACCTGGGCCGGGTGGGCCGGTACAAGATCAACCAGCGGCTGGCCCCGGCCTTCGAGTCGCTGGGCTACACGGTGCCGCCGGCGGGCATGACGGCGCTCACCGCGCAGGACGTGCTGGCCATCCTCTGGCAGCTGATCGAGCTTCACGAGGGGCGCGGCGAAACGGACGACATCGACCACCTGGGCAACCGCCGGGTGCGTTCGGTGGGCGAGCTGATCGCCAACCAGTTCAGCGTGGGCCTCAGCCGCATGGCGCGGCTGGTGCGCGAGCGCATGTCGATCGTGTCGGACCCCGACAAGATCAACATCGACGACCTGGTGAACGCGCGCACGGTGTCGGCGGTGATCCAGCAGTTCTTCGGATCGTCGCAGCTCAGCCAGTTCATGGACCAGACCAACCCCCTGGCCGAGATGACGCACAAGCGTCGCCTCTCGGCGCTGGGCCCGGGCGGTCTTACCCGTGAGCGCGCCGGCTTCGAAGTGCGAGACGTGCACTACTCGCACTACGGGCGCATGTGCCCGATCGAAACGCCGGAAGGCCCGAACATCGGCCTGATCAACTCGCTGACGACGTACGCCCGGATCAACGACCTGGGCTTCATCGAGACGCCCTACCGCAAGGTGGTGCGCGCCATCGTGAAGTACCCGGCGCAGGCCAAGCTGGAAGAGGCCGTGCGCCTGGTGCTGGGCGACCGCGCCAAGGTGTTCGGCAAGAAGGGCGAAACCATCGACGCCGCCCGCGGCCGCGAGATCTTCCGCGCCATGGTCGTGGGCGCCGAGCTGGCCGAGGACGTGTTCGACTGGAGCACGCTGTTCCCGCGGATGCTGGCCGGCGAGATCGCCCAGACCGACTGGGAGCAGGAGTTCGCGGCTCTTCCCGTGCTGGCCAAGCGCGGCGAGCGCATCACCGAGGAGCTGGCCGAGCGCATCGCCGCCCAGCCGGTGAACCTGGTGCGCGTGGTCAGCCGCCGGGCGGGCGCGGCGGCGCGCGGCGTGGCCCCCGAGGCCATCCGCAACCCCATGTCGCTGTCCGTCCGCGTCTTCCAGCCTACCACGGCCGCCGTCCTGGCCGTGCCGGGGACGGTGCTGACGGCCGAGGTGGTCGAGTCGCTGAACGAGCGGCAGATGACCGGGCTCGAGGTGCAGGAGTGGGGCGACACCCCCGACGAGGTGGCGATCGACTACACCTCGGGCGTGCCGGCGCTGCCGGCCGAGGGCGAGGTGGGGCGCGCCGTCCTGGGCGCCAGTGGCCGCACGACGCACGTGACGCCCGTGGTCACGCGCATCAGCGCGTGGCTGTCGGCCAACGAGGAAGAGACGGCCCGCATCGCGCAGGCGAACGCCCCGCTGACGCCGGGCTTCACCTTCAACAACGAGTTCGTCCTGTGCCGCGAGCGGGGCGACTTCCCCCTGCTGCGGCCGGAGGAGATCGACTACATGGACGTGGCGCCCGACCAGCTGGTGTCGGTGGCCGCGGCCCTGATCCCCTTCCTGGAACACGACGACGCCAACCGGGCCCTCATGGGCTCGAACATGCAGCGCCAGGCGGTGCCGCTGCTGTTCCCGCATGCGCCGGTGGTGGGCACGGGGCTGGAAGAGGTGATCGCGCGCGACTCGGGCGCCGTGGTGGTGGCCCGGCGCGGCGGAACGGTGATGGAGGTGACCGCCGACCACATCCTGGTGGATGCCGGGATGGAGGGCGTGGGGTCTGCCGCCGAGCCGCTGCGCCGCCTGGCGCAGTTCGACCGCTACCGGATGAAGAAGTACTGGCGCACCAACCAGGACACGGCGCTCAACCAGCGCCCCATCGTCCGCAAGGGGATGGTGGTGGAAAAGGGCGCCGTGCTGGCCGACGGCCCCTCGACCGACGGCGGCGAGCTGGCCCTGGGCCGCAACCTGCTGGTGGCGTTCATGCCCTGGTACGGCCACAACTTCGAGGACGCCATCGTGCTGTCCGAGAAGCTGGTGAAGGACGACGTGTACACCTCCATCCACATCCAGGAGCTGGAGCTCCAGGTGCGCGACACCAAGCGCGGGATGGAAGAGATCACGCGCGAAATTCCCAACGTGGCCGAAGAGTCGCTGGTGGACCTGGACGAGCGCGGCGTCGTGCGCATCGGCGCCCGGGTGAAGGCCGGCGACATCCTGGTGGGCAAGATCACGCCGAAGGGCGAGACGGAGCTTTCCCCCGAAGAAAAGCTGCTGACGGCCATCTTCGGCGAAAAGGCCAAGGACGTAAAGGATTCGTCGCTCAAGGTGCCGCCCGGCGTGGAGGGCACCGTGATCGACGTGAAGATCTTCAGCCGCCGCATCGACGACCCCATCCTGGAAAAGGAGCGGGGGCAGAAGATCGGCGAGCTGCGCGCCTTCGAGCGCATGGAGATCCAGCGCATCGGCGAGGCCCGCGACGAGGAGATCCGCGAGCTGATCCGCGGCCGCGAGGTCGCCCTGTTCCTGAAGAAGGGGACGGTGGAGCCCTTCTTCAACGAGGGGACGCAGCTGACGGACGAGGTGGTCGATTCGCTGGACTTCAACGACATCGACCTCACCACGCTCAAGGTGACGGACCGCCCGACCAACGAGCAGCTCCGTCGCCTGATCGACGAGAGCAAGCGCCGGATCGAGCGGGTGCGGCAGCGCACCGAGGGCCAGATCGACAAGATCTTCCAGCCCGACGAGCTGCCCCCGGGCGTGGTGCAGCTGGTGAAGGTGTACCTGGCCGAGAAGCGCAAGATCTCGGTGGGCGACAAGATGGCCGGCCGCCACGGCAACAAGGGCATCATCGCCCGCATCGTGCCGGAAGAGGACATGCCGTTCCTGCCGGACGGCACCCCGGTGGACGTGTGTCTGAACCCGCTGGGCGTGCCCAGCCGCATGAACGTGGGGCAGATCCTGGAAACCCACCTGGGATGGGCGGCGCGCGTCCTGGGCTTCGAGGCCAAGACGCCGGTGTTCCAGGGCGCTTCCGAGGACGAGATCGGCACGCTGATCCGCCTGGCGGGCGCCACCTGGGCGCGGCAGTCGCTGGGCGTGCTGAGCGCCATGCCGCCCACCTTCGACGTGGACGACGCGCGCAGCATCGCCGAGACGGTGCAGGCGCACGAGGCCCTGGCGCAGGAGCGGGCCCGGCCCGAGATGGGCATCGGGCGGCCGATCGACTGGATGGTGGGCGCGCCGGAAACTCCGGCACTGCTGACCGAAAAGCTGAACTCCCTCGCGGCGTACCTGGTGTCCGCCGGCCGCGAGCTGGCCGAGGCCCGGCAGCAGAGCCTGGAGGAGGCCTTCCCGGCCGCCGCCGCGCTGGCCGCCTCGAAGTCGGGCGAGGGGCTGACGGCTGCGCTGGAAGAGCACATGCTGACGGCGGGGCTGACCCCCGGCGGCAAGGTGAAGCTGCGCGACGGCCGTTCGGGCGCGCAGTTCGAAAGCCCGGTGACGGTGGGCACCATCTACATGCTGAAGCTCAGCCACCTGGTGGACGACAAGATCCACGCGCGGTCCATCGGGCCGTATTCGCTGGTGACGCAGCAGCCGCTGGCCGGCAAGGCGCAGTTCGGCGGACAGCGCTTCGGCGAGATGGAGGTGTGGGCGCTGGAGGCGTACGGCGCCGCGCACACGCTGCAGGAAATCCTGACGGTGAAGTCGGACGACGTGAACGGCCGCAGCCGGGTGTACGAGGCCATCGTCAAGGGCGAGAACCTGCCCGAGCCGGGGCTGCCCGAGTCGTTCAACGTGCTGGTGAAGGAGCTTCAGGCGCTGGGCATCAGCGTGACGCTCGGAAGCTAG
- the rpoC gene encoding DNA-directed RNA polymerase subunit beta' has translation MIDFPRVRETRSQDFNFIQVKIASPEEIRGWSFGEVTKPETINYRSFKPERDGLFCERIFGPVKDWECHCGKFKRIRYRGHVCDKCGVEVTLSKVRRERMGHIELAVPVAHIWMFKTLPSQMGYLLGMTLRDLEKVIYYAAYAVTTPGAQDVKHSQVLDEDEYIALREKAREEGDADFAADIGAPAIRNLLGQIDVDSLAESLRAQVANETSQHRKKMVLKRLKVIDAIRGSGATPSERNKPQWMILDVIPVIPPDLRPLVPLDGGRFATSDLNDLYRRVINRNNRLKKLMEMRAPEVILRNEKRMLQEAVDALFDNGRRSKAIRGRGKRPLKSLSDMLKGKQGRFRQNLLGKRVDYSGRSVIVVGPELKLHQCGLPKAMAVELFKPFIIHELEKRGEAETVKRAKKIVERDDPRVYEVLEDIIRDHPVLLNRAPTLHRLGIQAFEPVLVEGKAIRIHPLVCAAFNADFDGDQMAVHVPLSFEAQLEARVLMLSSNNILLPSNGRPVAAPSQDIVIGCYWLTKDQADFRDKVVADQAEVAKAPADRDQSVVLPRFGTVAEVEMALAHRRVGYHSTVYFFTDPRPESEKEPGEGMVKEWVPTTPGRIIFNSSVPPAMGFWNKTMGKKEQGDIIFSAYRTVGLATTVVFLDNLKAFGFRYATLAGVSVGIEDMKIPGEKDEILREAEDDVARFTRAYNNGVISNGERYNKVIDTWTHANNDVADAMVNRLAADRGGFNPVFMMMNSGARGSRDQMRQLAGMRGLMAKPQKKLTGGIGEIIESPIKSNFREGLTVLEYFISTHGARKGLADTALKTADAGYLTRRLVDVAQDVTISEEDCGTVLGLEVAALKEGEDVVEPLKDRIVGSVANDDIYDPIDGDLLVAAGELIDEDAADEIELVGIQSVKIRSVLTCESRRGLCVKCYGRNLATMGIVDPGEAVGILAAQSIGEPGTQLTLRTFHIGGTAARIAATTGRKSKVEGVAQFERIVTVTTPEGARIVTSREGEIIMRSAEGAIRSRLAVPYGATISVEDSQTVAVGDTLFAWDPYSEPIVADFGGTLRFIDIVEDESVREELDESTGRRQMVIIEDRSKKLHPMIEIIDPNGVKVREFIVPVGAQLTVRDGEVIQPGAALAKLAREAYKTRDITGGLPRIAELFEARKPKDPAVITEVDGTVRFGDIKRGKREVLVIPETGNERVYEVPVGKHLRVHEGDSVRAGDRLSEGPVNPHDILRIKGPQAVQEYLLNEVQEVYRLQGVKINDKHIGVIVRQMLQKVRILEPGTTEFLEGETVDRTEFVDTNTKVMTSGGTPATSEPLLLGITKASLTTQSFISAASFQETTRVLTDAAIRGARDDLQGLKENIIIGHLIPAGTGIYRYEDVSFGADDAPSSAPATSEVVAASETAVIQA, from the coding sequence ATGATCGACTTCCCCCGCGTCCGCGAGACCCGGTCTCAGGACTTCAACTTCATCCAGGTGAAGATCGCCTCTCCGGAGGAGATCCGCGGCTGGAGCTTCGGCGAGGTGACCAAGCCGGAGACCATCAACTACCGCTCGTTCAAGCCCGAGCGCGACGGCCTGTTCTGCGAGCGCATCTTCGGTCCCGTCAAGGACTGGGAGTGCCACTGCGGCAAGTTCAAGCGCATCCGCTACCGCGGGCACGTCTGCGACAAGTGCGGCGTCGAGGTGACGCTCAGCAAGGTGCGGCGCGAGCGCATGGGCCACATCGAGCTGGCCGTGCCGGTTGCCCACATCTGGATGTTCAAGACGCTTCCCAGCCAGATGGGCTACCTGCTGGGAATGACGCTGCGCGACCTGGAAAAGGTGATCTACTACGCCGCCTACGCGGTGACCACCCCGGGCGCCCAGGACGTCAAGCACAGCCAGGTGCTCGACGAGGACGAGTACATCGCCCTGCGTGAAAAGGCCCGCGAGGAAGGCGACGCCGACTTCGCCGCCGACATCGGCGCGCCGGCCATCCGCAACCTGCTGGGCCAGATCGACGTGGACTCGCTGGCCGAGAGCCTGCGCGCGCAGGTGGCCAACGAGACCAGCCAGCACCGCAAGAAGATGGTGCTGAAGCGGCTCAAGGTGATCGACGCCATCCGCGGCTCGGGGGCCACGCCCTCGGAGCGCAACAAGCCGCAGTGGATGATCCTGGACGTGATCCCCGTGATCCCGCCCGACCTTCGCCCGCTGGTGCCGCTGGACGGCGGCCGCTTCGCCACGTCGGACCTGAACGACCTGTACCGCCGCGTCATCAACCGCAACAACCGGTTGAAGAAGCTGATGGAGATGCGCGCTCCCGAGGTGATCCTCCGGAACGAGAAGCGCATGCTGCAGGAGGCGGTGGACGCGCTGTTCGACAACGGGCGCCGCAGCAAGGCCATCCGCGGCCGCGGCAAGCGCCCGCTGAAGTCGCTGTCCGACATGCTGAAGGGCAAGCAGGGCCGCTTCCGGCAGAACCTGCTGGGCAAGCGCGTGGACTACTCGGGCCGTTCGGTGATCGTGGTGGGCCCCGAGCTGAAGCTTCACCAGTGCGGCCTGCCCAAGGCCATGGCGGTGGAGCTCTTCAAGCCGTTCATCATCCACGAGCTCGAGAAGCGGGGCGAGGCCGAGACGGTGAAGCGCGCCAAGAAGATCGTGGAGCGCGACGATCCGCGGGTGTACGAGGTGCTCGAGGACATCATCCGCGACCACCCCGTGCTGCTGAACCGCGCCCCCACGCTTCACCGCCTGGGCATCCAGGCGTTCGAGCCGGTGCTGGTGGAGGGCAAGGCCATCCGCATTCACCCGCTCGTCTGCGCGGCCTTCAACGCCGACTTCGACGGCGACCAGATGGCAGTGCACGTGCCGCTTTCGTTCGAGGCGCAGCTGGAGGCCCGCGTGCTGATGCTGTCGTCGAACAACATCCTGCTGCCCAGCAACGGGCGGCCGGTGGCGGCGCCGTCGCAGGACATCGTCATCGGGTGCTACTGGCTGACCAAGGACCAGGCCGACTTCCGCGACAAGGTCGTGGCGGACCAGGCCGAGGTCGCCAAGGCCCCGGCCGACCGCGACCAGTCGGTGGTGCTCCCGCGTTTCGGCACGGTGGCCGAGGTGGAGATGGCGCTGGCGCACCGCCGCGTGGGCTATCACTCGACGGTGTACTTCTTCACCGACCCGCGCCCCGAGTCCGAGAAGGAGCCGGGCGAGGGGATGGTCAAGGAGTGGGTGCCCACCACCCCCGGGCGCATCATCTTCAACTCGTCGGTTCCGCCCGCGATGGGGTTCTGGAACAAGACGATGGGCAAGAAGGAGCAGGGCGACATCATCTTCAGCGCCTACCGCACGGTGGGGCTGGCAACGACGGTGGTGTTCCTGGACAACCTGAAGGCCTTCGGCTTCCGCTACGCCACGCTGGCCGGCGTGTCGGTGGGCATCGAGGACATGAAGATCCCCGGCGAGAAGGACGAGATCCTTCGCGAGGCCGAGGACGACGTGGCGCGCTTCACCCGCGCGTACAACAACGGCGTCATCAGCAACGGCGAGCGGTACAACAAGGTCATCGACACCTGGACGCACGCCAACAACGACGTGGCCGACGCCATGGTGAACCGCCTGGCGGCGGACCGCGGCGGCTTCAACCCCGTGTTCATGATGATGAACTCGGGCGCCCGCGGCTCGCGTGACCAGATGCGCCAGCTGGCCGGCATGCGCGGCCTGATGGCCAAGCCGCAGAAGAAGCTGACCGGCGGCATCGGCGAGATCATCGAGTCGCCGATCAAGTCGAACTTCCGCGAGGGGCTGACGGTGCTGGAGTACTTCATCTCCACGCACGGCGCCCGCAAGGGCCTGGCCGACACGGCGCTGAAGACGGCGGACGCGGGATACCTGACCCGCCGCCTGGTGGACGTGGCCCAGGACGTCACCATCAGTGAGGAGGACTGCGGGACGGTCCTCGGGCTGGAGGTGGCGGCGCTCAAGGAGGGCGAGGACGTGGTGGAGCCGCTGAAGGACCGCATCGTCGGTTCGGTGGCCAACGACGACATCTACGACCCGATCGACGGCGACCTGCTGGTGGCCGCCGGCGAGCTGATCGACGAGGACGCGGCGGACGAGATCGAGCTGGTGGGCATCCAGTCGGTGAAGATCCGCAGCGTGCTCACCTGCGAAAGCCGCCGCGGGCTGTGCGTGAAGTGCTACGGCCGCAACCTGGCCACGATGGGCATCGTGGACCCGGGCGAGGCGGTGGGCATCCTGGCCGCGCAGTCCATCGGCGAGCCGGGCACGCAGCTGACGCTGCGCACCTTCCACATCGGCGGCACGGCGGCCCGCATCGCGGCAACCACCGGGCGCAAGAGCAAGGTCGAGGGCGTGGCCCAGTTCGAGCGCATCGTCACGGTGACGACGCCCGAGGGCGCGCGCATCGTCACCAGCCGCGAAGGCGAGATCATCATGCGGTCGGCCGAGGGGGCCATCCGCAGCCGGCTGGCGGTGCCCTACGGCGCCACCATCTCGGTGGAGGACAGCCAGACGGTGGCCGTGGGCGACACGCTGTTCGCGTGGGACCCGTACTCCGAGCCCATCGTGGCCGACTTCGGCGGCACCCTGCGCTTCATCGACATCGTCGAGGACGAGTCGGTGCGCGAGGAGCTCGACGAGTCCACCGGGCGCCGGCAGATGGTGATCATCGAGGACCGCAGCAAGAAGCTGCACCCGATGATCGAGATCATCGACCCCAACGGCGTGAAGGTGCGCGAGTTCATCGTGCCCGTGGGCGCGCAGCTCACGGTTCGCGACGGCGAGGTCATTCAGCCGGGTGCCGCGCTGGCCAAGCTGGCCCGCGAGGCGTACAAGACCCGCGACATCACCGGCGGCCTTCCGCGCATCGCCGAGCTGTTCGAGGCGCGCAAGCCCAAGGACCCGGCGGTGATCACCGAGGTGGACGGCACCGTGCGCTTCGGCGACATCAAGCGCGGCAAGCGCGAGGTGCTGGTGATCCCGGAGACGGGGAACGAGCGGGTGTACGAGGTGCCGGTGGGCAAGCACCTGCGCGTGCACGAGGGCGACTCGGTGCGCGCCGGCGACCGCCTCTCGGAGGGGCCGGTGAACCCGCACGACATCCTGCGGATCAAGGGGCCGCAGGCCGTGCAGGAGTACCTGCTGAACGAGGTGCAGGAGGTGTACCGCCTGCAGGGCGTGAAGATCAACGACAAGCACATCGGCGTGATCGTGCGCCAGATGCTGCAGAAGGTGCGCATCCTGGAGCCCGGCACCACCGAGTTCCTGGAAGGCGAAACGGTGGACCGCACCGAGTTCGTCGACACCAACACCAAGGTCATGACCAGTGGGGGCACGCCGGCCACGTCGGAGCCGCTGCTGCTGGGCATCACCAAGGCGTCGCTGACCACGCAGTCGTTCATCTCGGCGGCTTCGTTCCAGGAGACCACGCGGGTGCTGACCGACGCCGCCATCCGCGGCGCGCGCGACGACCTGCAGGGTCTGAAGGAGAACATCATCATCGGCCACCTGATCCCGGCCGGTACCGGCATCTACCGGTACGAGGACGTGTCGTTCGGGGCGGACGATGCGCCGTCGAGCGCCCCGGCCACGTCCGAGGTGGTGGCGGCCAGCGAGACGGCCGTCATCCAGGCCTGA
- a CDS encoding Txe/YoeB family addiction module toxin codes for MDPRIATKVLALVEDVMRDPHAGLGKPEPLKHRRRAAWSRRITQEHRLIYEITDLAIYFLGASGHYSG; via the coding sequence ATGGATCCCAGGATCGCTACGAAGGTTCTCGCCTTGGTGGAAGATGTCATGCGGGATCCGCATGCCGGCCTCGGCAAGCCCGAGCCGCTAAAGCACCGTCGACGCGCGGCTTGGTCGCGCAGGATCACGCAGGAGCATCGGCTCATCTACGAGATCACCGATCTGGCCATTTACTTCCTTGGTGCCTCGGGCCACTACAGCGGTTAA